The stretch of DNA taCCTAGTTCTTAGAATGCTTATTGTCACATGTCAACTACTTATGTTGGTGGCATTTGGTTCCTTATGCCAGCACAATATTCATGTAACTCCAAATTTATGTCAGTAACTTACCTCCATTTAGGTAGAATATCACATATGTCGGGAGTCAACCACACATGTGAGTAATCGGTGACTATTCAGTAAAGCGTTGTGATTTAATAAACACTTTGCTGATGTGGGTAAATATACCATTCGTGTAGGTAGGATAACTCTCAACGATATTTAATATCGTTGATTTTCATTTCaaaccaaaataattttactttttaaagaaCTATCAAAAagcagtaataaaataaaataaattgtttctcTACAATATAATACAGTTGAAATAAACTGAACAAagtcgttttagtaaaatttagcTTTTAATTGAAAAGAGAGCTGATTTGCATTCTGAAAGAAGTTTCAAACCATGTGTGGAAACTTTCTGCAGCAATAAAATGACAACATTTGTATTAAGCGTTTTTGCTATAGtccatttaaataaatttttttcattgcAATTACAAAAGTATCTGAGTAGACTACGAAAGCTgcctttaaatttttttttatcaaattattCAAACGATACTTTGAAAAGATAAATGAGCTCCTGAGCTAGCGTAACTTTTATGACACCAAATCTGTAGTTTTAACGTCAAGTTTGGTTTTGATAAATTTGCAATGAGTTAAGGGTTTAGAAAGTTTAATATGTACAGAGATTTATCTCATACTGTTaacataattaatttattttgggGATTGCTACGTGTGAAGTTGTTCTATGCATATAAATAAACTTGAATGGTGCAACTGTTCCAGTAATTACAACTCTCATTTAACTATTTGACTTTTTGGAAATTCTTGTCTGTCAAAACATCAATCAGAAATAAACTTTGTCACATGTTTTTCAAACTCTAGAGTGCTGCATTATAGAGTTTGTAAGTAAAGTTTATAGCTTATAGAGTTTGTAAGTTGAGCTCATAGTTTATATACTTTGTAAGTAGAGTTCATAGTTTATAGAGTTTGTAAGTAGAACTCATAGTTTATAGAGTTTGTTAGTAGAGTTCATAGTATATAGACTTTGTTAGTagagtttatagtttatagtttatagagTTTGTAATTAGAGTTTATAGTTTACAGAGTTTGTAAGTTGAGCTCATAGTTTATAGACTTTGTAAGTAGAGTTCATAGTTTGTAGAGTTTGTAAGTAGAGTTCATAGTTTATAGAGTTTGTAAGTACAGTTCCTAGTTCATAGACTTTGTGGATTGTCTTATGGTGTGTTAGgtacatataattttttaaagttttatagaAAATCGAGATACTCTACAAAGCAATAAACAGAACTTGTTTGGCATTAACTCAGACATAATCTCTATGCTGGTACCAGATGAATCATCGCACTCCTTGACAATATTGTACAGGTGTTACCAAACTTCAGAAAGGATTCAGTGAAACTGATGTGAGAGCTAGACTAGAGACTATAAAGGACCACAGTCCTTGGCTTATATACATCATCATGCTGATTCAGGGCATTTCTATTGCTATTCTTAGTTCAATGGCTGGAGTCATCCCTCCTCGGCTTTCCCCCCAAAAAATTGTTGTAGGTAAGCATTTCTTTtgtattatgattattattattaggatatacaCAGTTTATTTGTTAATAGACTTATTTTACCAGCTCACCCCGTCTTTCTTGCACCCATTTTCGTTAATACAGAAATATTCTTGCTTATTAAAGGAAAAAAATAATACTCTATCAGTTATGCAGCAACTAATAAAAGCTCAGCTACCGAGTTATGTATAAtctttatatatttttcttctaattttgTGATGAGTGAAAGTTGCAAAGTTAAGCTATATAATTTGGTTCTTTTCTTTTAccttgatatattttttaatttataggtTTGTGAAGctgaaaacaaaaactaaaatgtgACCAAATAAAGTTTGAgttattgaaaataaaactaTGAGATAATTGAAGCAACAGCATGGTTGTTAGTAATGGCCATTATATGTTATCATTTCATAATAATCTCAGATTGTTTGAACAAGTTTGTAATCAGATAAGTTGCATGAAAACAGCTGAGAAGTTGAGACTGACCTAGTTTGAAACTTACAGGTCAAATTCAGATCATTTGAATTCTAAGCTTGAACACCGgtaaaaaacataatttacGACTATTGAAGTCATACAGTTTTGGCCACGTATTTGATTACTGATGTGATAAGTACGTTATCTATAGTTTTAGTCAAAGAAGGAATagaaatattattaactacctttcGGTTTAACCTCATACATTTATACAGACCTATAATAAGTTGCTGACTTTTAGGAGAGGTTATGACTTGGGGCGGAGTGCAAACAGTGGAACATTTCATACAACCAAACATGTGGGCGGGGCCTAGTCAAGAAAATCTCATCCAATCGGGAGCTTTGTACGCTCCGTGTCTCAGGAAAGACAGGTTTTGGCTGCTCAAGTAAGTCTGTCTTTAGTGTTAACAAGGATGACTCCAGGATCTAACTAAAGCCAAAGTATTTCCTTAATTAACACATGTTTAGTATATAAGACAAAAAATAGGTTTGTATCTTATTAGAGGAGCCTGACACTTACACCAGCTGCTTTGGCCTGATTGGCTTGTTCGTTGTCTATTGATATTTAATATGTTCTAATATAAAATCTAAATGGCAAGAAAAAGAGTAGTTcgatttataataaattattaatggtgaaataatataatacagtCAGGATTATATGttctttgaaaaataaaacgtTGCCAGTACATAAGAAAAACATACAATTTgtattaaaagtaatttttgtaaACTGATACTCATGGATGCATGGATGCACTGGTATACATGGATTTTGGTGAGGTTTTTCCAGTTAGATTTACCTGGCAAAGCATCATTGCTAGCCAATTATAGTGGTTCCAACTATGTAACTCAAAATGATTATTTGTATAGCAAAGTCCTGCAGGAGAATACAGCTATATTCTTGGCCAATCGGCTTGTGACCTACTTTAAAAGGGACATATTTCTACGAAGGTATTATCGAACAACTACAATTCCTTGTAGAACTGAGCTGGCAGTTCACTCTCATTGCATGTATTTATTGCAGAAACTCTGTGCACCAAGTAGAGACCTCTGAATTGGGTTGCTGTGAAGCCCTCGGTCGTGGAGCAGGTCTGTtgctattaataataataataataataataataataagtgaaCCATTTCTACACCGAGTTATGAATCGGgtatacatataatgtataagTTTAGATGCAAATATACTCACTGCTCTGTAGGAACAAGCACTCAGCAAGAATGTGATGAGATTAGAGCAATATTTGGCCTGGAGAGTGTCAAATGGGTAAATGTAACTTGTAAGATTAGATCAAAGAACAACAAAAACGAGGTAAGTTATTAACATTTGTATTTACTGTGAGAGTTGTCTGTATTAACTGTAAGAGTTATATAAAGAGACTGTGAGAGTTGTCTGTATTAACTGTAAGAGTTATATAAGGAGACTGTGAGAGTTGTCTGTATTAACTGTAAGAGTTATATAAAGAGACTGTGAGAGTTGTCTGTATTAACTGTAAGAGTTATATAAGGAGACTGTGAGAGTTCTCTGTATTAACTGTAAGAGTTATATAAAGACAACTGCCTCCTAACATATAGCTCTCTATTACATCAGCATCTATCTAACCCAATATGAGTTTACTGATTTAGAACTACAAAAGATGGTGAGCATTTTGCTGGCATCACACAATAGCAGTTATTATAGGCGCATTCTAGGTCATAACATGATGCCATGACAAAGAAGTGACTATTTACagtattattaaaatgatattcTTTAAAAGCTCGTGTTGAGCAAAATTCTtcttttatatttattacttatctaacgcaaatataaatatgaagtTATGTGATTGCAGTtactaacaatactaatacTTCTAAATGCCTGTTTTCCTAAAGTAGTAAAACTATATACTGCGTATATACCGGGGCGTATATGCAGGCAACCATTGAACTATTCCAGGTGACAGCAATTCTAACTATGAGGGACTTTGTGCGTATTTTCATATAGAGCTAAATGTTATATGAGTAGGTTGTGTAGGCTACTTTCACGGTGTGCTCAAAACTTGTTGAGATATTTCCTGACTCGCTGATTGCTGGATGGGCTGTGAGTCTAAGGCTTAGATAATTTAAAGTGATTCGGCAGACTAAGATGAAACTAGTAACTCTAATGTTACTCTCTCTGGTTTTTTTCTTTGATGACCATAAGAGAGTCCTGcttaaattaaatataattatagcagtgaagatatatatatgcatgtaaaaCTGCTGAAGATGTTTCTGCACTTGTTAATAAGATGAACCactattatcccacgaccaaacacgagcgaaacgattgtttgggagctttatgataaatgcatatgcgaacacaactcccgaaaaattatccgtcaaccgccgtaaccaaacccttgtaccgaaatcacatcaaaaaatttaaccatttttgtgtagagtggtttaagtataataatgatacaaaacacatataaacacagttaaatatgttaccaagtctttaaaaagttgggacaatatcctaaaacttacccatctgatcagataatacataactagacagcttaatttggcctaaaatcgccattgaaacctgacaagccttttttaatcaaaattaagactggcaaacaaaacgccaataaagcagtgcgacagatagtagcaCTATTAAGCCATGCGCATTCCACGAGAAAaatgtgctcatttcaccagtctatggcattgtccaattgccgaaggtttctgtaataagcgtagaagtactgaaaagtaatcgtttcttttttttccgattctaccggactccggtattttggacacttacaatgagtactttagtattccaactgatgtcaaaagcagtgaaagtaaaggaaatgacgatgatatttttctaacaattcttataagattattacaatatttaattgtaagaatagttattcgattttataagattgttataagaattagttataagaataatcatttgaatttacatatatagtatatataagcatatataagtatatagtgaccaatggtgtgcaatatgttaaaaTCTAAATactagctaaaatctgtttagatttttaaattcagcataacgttttagatataaatacagaaatctagataaatatcacaacttcttgatattgattgctatgaccaatgatatacagccctcagcctgtgtatattacacagcagcttgccattttgcttctaatattgcatttctcctattgcagggggagagatataaacatataatcttttcctttcattattgctgtttgttgtacataataacacccagtacattacagctaccattgcagctaccattgcagttctcctattgcactgcagtgccatttgactgctaatattgcatttctcaaccagcagtaccctttcttttttccattatcattttggtcatgggctgtatgacaagggaatttctagtgaaTAGAAATTGAATAGTTTAAAAATAACTTAATTACATCTTCAATGCAAAATTTGAGGTCATCGGTTATATTTACGAATTCTAGTTTGTAGTGTTTTTATGAAATATtggatataaaatataaaaatatttgaaatataaaaatttcagaatgggtataactttaaagttacacagcaacaaaatttaatattaGTCGAAGGTGGGAGAGATGCTAATGCATAGGTCAATCTTATACTTTTTCCAAAGCAGCAATAGACTTAACAATAGACTTAACAATAGACTTAACAATATGCTTAACAATAGACTTGACAATATACTTAACAATAGACTTAACAATAGACTTAACAATAGACTTAACAATAGACTCAACAATAGACTTAACAATAGACTTACCATTAGACATAACAATAGACTTAACAATAAACTTAACAAATAGACTTAATGATAGACCTAACAATAGACTTAACAATAGACTTAACAATAGAATTAACAATAGACTTAACAATAGACTTAACAATAGACTTAACAATAGACTTGACAATACACTTAACAATACACTTAACAATAGACTTAACAATAGACTTAACAATAGACTTAACAATAGACTTAACAATAGACTTGACAATACACTTAACAATAGACTTAACAATAGACTTAACAATAGACTTAACAATAGACTTAACAATAGACTTAACAATAAACTTAACAATAAACTTGACCATAGACTTAACAAtagacttaaaggttgacttgcaacaaaattcacattacagttatttggtatcaaaagattcaccatgtcttactctgttgtgttgtaggtgccaaatatgtggaaatgtgattacaagctcttaaaagctcaaaagcaaaaagccgctgtagattggaatctctttatttctctggcatagtcatgaaatttatttattgtcttgtcacggatgttctcatgtgaattgaaaggctaatgaaaagctcaatataaagtTTATCgttgcactagtttatgacaaacacttcaggttttaccgaagactccgtatcaaatatagatgctcgctactttacagttttgtttcggtttggtctaatcggcaagtcgcaatctgatcatgtgacccaatacttcgcaaatagtttctgcagcatttttctattatcacaagtgaccaacaggctcgtcatgattatcagacaatgatatgtactccttcgaagtaagtttaaaaaattaaatgaatttttatggtaagttataagatatcactgctaaaagtgacagcattacaatgacgataaaacagacgcgtaagaacaatagacatggttttattgaacgcgTGAAGTATATAATTTGTGACAATATTTCGACGAaaaaggttgcatgaaagtgtaaacagaaaccatctaccacaactacgtcacatttgagccgttttggaaagagaatccaagcTACgacggtctcatgtggctgcgattaactgttcgttttttagcttttaagagcttgtaatcacattcccacatattttgcacctacaatacaacagagtaagacatggtgaatcttttgataccaaataactgtaatgtgaattttgttgcaagtcaacctttaacaatagaCCTAACAATAGACTTAACAATAGACTTGACAATTGTTTATTCAAACTTCAAGTCATTTGCTTGCCTGATATTTATAGCCTTTTTCAATATGCTCATATTTTCAAGGTTTTAATTATATACTGTAGATACACGTTGCACATGAATTCAAGCCCTGCTGTTTGCCTAGTAAAGGTGACTGTCTCCTTATCAGCCATAAGCACTGTGTGATTCTTGGTGGAATTTGGCACATCTCAGCCTATGAACACTGCAGCGAGGCTAGCTGCAACAACAATCTCTGTCAAGTCTATGAAGGGGATGATCAGGTAAGTTTTAGTGATGCTGGCAGATTATCGATTTTGCCAGCGTGGTGGCAAGTTATGGTGAGCAATCAcaatgcttgaaaagcttgttTCATGGAGGTACTATGTTAGACATTACATGTAGAACCAGGTTTATATCCTTTATTGCAGACAGAAAGTTCCTCGGCATTCCAGCTGTGGAGGTTGCCCCTTTCGGTCATACTCCATGAAGGAATAGTAGCTGCCGTACTCTTCGCTTTGATTATTCAAGGTCTTGTTGCCAGTGACATCGAAAGGCTGGCTGGTTGGCTTCGAATGTTGCTAATTTACATAGTAAGTATTAGCATGTACTTACATAGTAAGTATTGGTTGAATATCTGCTGTTACCTCACTAGCTGAGAGTCAGGTGAGAGAAATATGTAATTGTGCAAACGGAGTCACCGGTTGATCATCTATTGTAACATGACATTAGCAAATGTATTTTAAAGTATTGTATTTTTATCTAGCAAAATGGGGCAAATGCAGTGAAACAGAAAAATTCAAGAACTTATTAGCATTAACAAAATTAATAACCAGAACTAACAAAATTTTTCTCCAAATAAAATTGTCTCTACTTATAATGAGCATTTTAGTCAAAAACTTTCTTGGCGATTAACAAAGTCTTTAAAGGAGTCCAGTTAGTAGAATTAAATCTCTTTGTTTAAACGGTTTCGTATTATGAACTTGTCTGTCAGCACATACACTCATAtgcgtgtctgtctgtttgaggGAACTTCTTCTCTAACAAGCGGCGAACCAACAAAGCATATTAAAATAGGACGGCGTACTCCAGGTTGTGGAGACACCAAATCTTCCCTTATTTCTATATAATATTCTTAACAAAACCATTTAAAGAGACACAGTTTCAagtaatgttatatatttatataataatgccTATTTATATGACTTTGTAACTTCATATTCCGATTGATGATAGTTGTAGGTTTAGAGCTTTAAATCACTTGGAGAATGTTCAGTCAGACATCTGCGTATGCTTTGATAGAGCACCACATAGCTATTCAAAATCCTTTTTATTTCTTTGAATTAGAAGCAGTAAGCAGTAATTATTGTCTCTAGCTTACGGATAGTTCTATTAAAGGCTAGTTTAGGTAAGTATGAAAACACTATCATGGTTTCTGTGAAATGAAAACACTTACATTTTGTAAGTGCTTACTGGCCTCTTTCGTTATGTTTCTATACGCGTTTCTGATTACAAGAAAGCCAAGTGCTTTAAATATTGTAGATTTGTGGCATGGGTGGCCTCCTCTTTGGATCAACTATGGTGCCATACCGACCAAACGTTGGAAGTACTGGAGCCGTTTGTGGTTTTCTGGCGATCCTCTCAGTAGAGTTGGCTCAAACATGGCCTCTAGTAGAACACAAGATGAAGGCCGTTGGTAAACTGGTAGCGCTTACAGCTATTATGCTTGTTGCAGGACTTTTTCCTGGGGTAAGTTCAAACCTGGATTCTGGAGTTACATTATATACCATGGATTTTATCATTAgtttacattaaaaaaaaaactttatttaaatgacgttatttaaatttatttgatgaCATTAATGATTTTGTGATTAaaatttgccaatttcaatGCTCTAAAAGTTTCTATAAAAACTATTCTTTTTCACCCAATAGTATAGGAAaagtttacaaatatttgaagctgcaagcaaatatataaatctacAAACCAAGTTTTTTCTTGCTGGGTAAGGCTAAGCGCGTTGAATTTGTTTGTGAATGTAAGATGTTTTTTACAAGACCTTGAAAACAAAACAATCCTCTCTAATCATGCttgaaaaaaatcatgtttgaaAAAAGCTAATGCGATTTCTGCATTTatgaatacaaaatatataataagcGCATGTGTTTAAAAACCCGGTCTctcaaatattttcacatattgaaataaaaaatgaaaaagtaaaatacTGGCTCCACTAAAAGATGTGTGACGAGGCTTCCTGCTAGATTAACACCAGAAAAGTGTATGACCAAAGTATGTATATACGGATATACATACTTTGAATGTATACATAAATTTAGGAGTATGAAATTTGGTGCTATTTGCGGtaattattacataattattatatgaGTATGTAACTCGAGTATGTATCTGATGTTTATTTAGTAGCAAAGTTTTTGGCAGCAGTACGTATATAATTGCACATTTCTAACACAGAATCAGAATGGAGAGTGAGCTAAAAGTTGTTttcattaatattaataatacttagtattaataatattaatactgtttattattactactattatttattattactatattaatactAGTAAAATTAAACTAGAAAAATCAGCAAGGTTTCATTTTTTATGTAGCAGTCAATAGAATCTTACTAGAACTCTTAAGACTACTCAGATTTAAATTACCAGGAGTTGTCAACTCGTGATAAactttgtgcatgc from Watersipora subatra chromosome 2, tzWatSuba1.1, whole genome shotgun sequence encodes:
- the LOC137387234 gene encoding inactive rhomboid protein 1-like; this translates as MNLHIQTKKPTPAKSNQSRAGQREKDQSILEEEECPPLAFLRCLPQAVRVSKPEQFWRKDPPYANQAGIKPEADKSFGKKDSIKSDDYFGQLSDPYIPPPSPIKTFKSSDFLYGKKAYQHYLANKRELDNIENDIAKPHIALLRRRLIAKRNQIEEVAAKAQGVTKLQKGFSETDVRARLETIKDHSPWLIYIIMLIQGISIAILSSMAGVIPPRLSPQKIVVGEVMTWGGVQTVEHFIQPNMWAGPSQENLIQSGALYAPCLRKDRFWLLKNSVHQVETSELGCCEALGRGAGTSTQQECDEIRAIFGLESVKWVNVTCKIRSKNNKNEIHVAHEFKPCCLPSKGDCLLISHKHCVILGGIWHISAYEHCSEASCNNNLCQVYEGDDQTESSSAFQLWRLPLSVILHEGIVAAVLFALIIQGLVASDIERLAGWLRMLLIYIICGMGGLLFGSTMVPYRPNVGSTGAVCGFLAILSVELAQTWPLVEHKMKAVGKLVALTAIMLVAGLFPGVNQFTNLAGGVFGVLCSLSFMPYIVFSRRQRQPNYEGGLRFINCLAFVSFSCDLSLP